In Coleofasciculus sp. FACHB-1120, one genomic interval encodes:
- the mnmH gene encoding tRNA 2-selenouridine(34) synthase MnmH, with translation MPRSPNYTQLSETETYSEIIDVRSPSEFAEDRIPGAINLPVLDDEERAKVGTLYKQVCPFTARKLGAALVAQNISRHLTHHFAEKDKDYHPLVYCWRGGQRSNSFATVLSQIGWQVTVLQGGYKTYRSLVREQLQDLPERFTFRILSGMTGSGKTHILRRLAEFGIQMLDLEGLANHRGSLLGEEWESGSQGAEKQLVAIAPRAEGRSPITHAQPQPSQKHFESLLLQQLQSLDPNFPVWVEAESNKIGRIYVPPSLWQQMKQASCVEIEMPVEARIQWLLQEYPHLIAHPEVLKAKLHRLKSRYGWEKLHEWYQLIDAGQWEKLVRDLLECHYDPSYNHAIRRCFPNLERVVSLADLSDASVDALVKILDFQAGSTGEQPESICCSTPA, from the coding sequence ATGCCGCGATCGCCTAATTATACTCAGCTATCTGAGACAGAAACTTACAGCGAAATTATTGATGTTCGCTCACCGAGCGAATTCGCTGAAGATCGGATACCCGGTGCGATTAATCTGCCTGTACTGGATGACGAGGAACGCGCTAAAGTCGGAACGCTCTACAAACAAGTTTGTCCTTTCACCGCCCGTAAACTAGGCGCTGCTTTAGTCGCTCAAAATATTTCCCGTCACCTCACTCATCACTTTGCTGAAAAAGACAAAGACTATCATCCCCTTGTCTACTGCTGGCGGGGAGGACAGCGTTCTAACAGTTTTGCGACCGTCTTGAGTCAAATTGGTTGGCAAGTGACTGTCCTCCAAGGTGGCTACAAAACCTATCGTTCCTTGGTACGCGAGCAACTGCAAGACCTACCAGAACGCTTTACCTTCCGGATATTATCTGGAATGACCGGCAGCGGGAAAACCCACATTTTGCGCCGTCTGGCTGAGTTTGGGATTCAGATGCTGGATCTGGAAGGTTTGGCAAACCATCGCGGTTCTCTTCTGGGTGAAGAGTGGGAGAGTGGGAGCCAAGGCGCGGAGAAGCAGCTTGTCGCGATCGCACCTAGAGCTGAGGGACGATCGCCAATAACCCATGCCCAGCCTCAGCCATCCCAAAAACACTTTGAATCCCTGCTACTGCAACAGTTGCAAAGCCTCGATCCCAACTTTCCCGTATGGGTGGAAGCGGAGAGTAATAAGATTGGGCGCATTTATGTGCCCCCATCTCTCTGGCAGCAAATGAAACAAGCGAGCTGTGTGGAAATTGAGATGCCTGTAGAAGCCAGAATTCAGTGGCTTTTGCAGGAATATCCTCACTTAATCGCCCACCCAGAGGTTTTAAAAGCGAAGCTGCACAGGCTTAAATCCCGCTATGGCTGGGAAAAACTCCACGAATGGTACCAGCTCATTGATGCTGGCCAGTGGGAAAAATTGGTGAGAGACTTGCTAGAGTGCCACTACGATCCGAGCTACAACCACGCTATCCGCCGCTGTTTTCCTAATTTAGAGCGGGTGGTTTCCCTGGCGGATTTATCGGATGCCAGTGTAGATGCTTTGGTCAAAATTTTAGATTTTCAAGCAGGTTCTACCGGCGAACAACCAGAATCTATCTGTTGCTCAACCCCAGCCTAA
- a CDS encoding tetratricopeptide repeat protein translates to MQKQTLLVASLLLVPAIATIKMPVVQAAPLVAQGNQQQVSELLRQGRKLVDAGDIARALAVYQQAVALDRENARIFSAIGYLQAVQGNYREAAKAYQQAVTLEPKNADFQYALGYTLANLGDNDSAATAYQRAAKLNNKNLNAYLGLGVVLQRLKDYQGAMQAYETALKLDPKNLQAYEFIGSALLKQGRPAEAIQALQQAVALAPNDSGVQLNLGDAYMKQGNVTAGMAALERAAKIEPRNAQINLQIGKILQTGNNLDDALKAYQQAVKIKPDLVEAQTAIADILLKQQDYLMAIVAYRRLIEMSPENAKAHYNLGVALRKRERVPEAIAAFEQARDLYQRQGQKEGSQRATSALRELQKDKS, encoded by the coding sequence GTGCAAAAACAGACTTTATTAGTAGCCAGTCTCTTGTTAGTGCCAGCGATCGCTACCATCAAAATGCCAGTTGTCCAAGCGGCTCCACTGGTAGCCCAAGGCAATCAACAGCAGGTGAGCGAACTGCTGCGGCAGGGGCGTAAGTTGGTGGATGCGGGAGATATTGCCAGAGCCTTGGCAGTTTATCAACAAGCTGTGGCTCTCGATCGCGAAAATGCCCGCATCTTCTCCGCCATCGGCTATTTACAAGCAGTTCAGGGCAACTACCGAGAAGCCGCTAAAGCTTATCAACAGGCTGTCACCCTCGAACCCAAGAATGCTGATTTTCAGTATGCTTTGGGTTACACTCTCGCGAATCTTGGAGACAATGACAGTGCGGCAACCGCCTACCAGCGTGCTGCCAAGCTCAACAACAAGAACCTGAATGCCTATCTAGGATTAGGGGTGGTATTACAGCGTCTGAAAGATTATCAAGGCGCGATGCAAGCCTATGAAACTGCCCTCAAGCTCGATCCAAAAAATTTACAAGCTTATGAATTTATCGGCTCCGCCCTCCTAAAACAGGGGCGTCCCGCAGAAGCTATTCAAGCGCTCCAGCAGGCTGTTGCTCTCGCCCCAAATGACAGCGGCGTACAGTTGAACTTGGGAGACGCTTACATGAAGCAAGGCAACGTCACGGCTGGGATGGCGGCTTTAGAACGGGCAGCCAAGATCGAACCTCGCAATGCTCAGATTAACCTCCAGATTGGCAAAATTTTGCAAACTGGGAATAATCTGGATGATGCCTTAAAGGCTTATCAACAGGCAGTGAAGATCAAACCTGATCTCGTGGAAGCTCAAACAGCGATCGCTGATATTTTGCTGAAGCAGCAGGACTACTTAATGGCAATTGTTGCCTATCGACGACTGATAGAAATGTCGCCGGAAAATGCAAAAGCCCACTACAATCTAGGCGTGGCGTTGAGAAAGCGAGAAAGGGTACCCGAAGCGATCGCTGCTTTTGAGCAAGCCCGCGACCTTTATCAGCGTCAAGGTCAGAAGGAAGGCTCTCAGAGAGCGACTTCCGCCCTTAGAGAGCTTCAAAAAGACAAAAGCTAA
- a CDS encoding YbhB/YbcL family Raf kinase inhibitor-like protein, with the protein MKLESTAFTENSVIPSKYTCDGSNISPSLSWNSPPEGTQSLALIVDDPDAPGDIFVHWVLYDLPPEIRHLPGGIPSEANLAEGGVQGKNDFGNLGYGGLCPPSGTHRYFFKLYALDRLLNLAAGATKNKVEAAMNGHILAAAELIGRYSRQR; encoded by the coding sequence ATGAAACTTGAGAGTACGGCTTTTACTGAAAACAGTGTAATTCCGTCTAAATACACCTGCGACGGCTCAAACATTTCCCCCTCTCTTAGCTGGAATTCCCCGCCAGAGGGGACTCAGAGCCTCGCTTTGATCGTTGACGATCCGGATGCGCCTGGAGACATTTTTGTCCATTGGGTTCTCTACGATCTTCCACCTGAAATTCGCCATCTACCTGGAGGCATTCCCAGTGAAGCAAACCTAGCGGAAGGGGGCGTCCAAGGTAAAAATGATTTTGGCAATTTAGGTTATGGTGGCCTTTGTCCGCCTAGTGGTACGCATCGGTACTTTTTCAAACTCTACGCACTAGATCGACTATTAAATCTAGCAGCAGGTGCCACTAAAAACAAGGTAGAAGCGGCAATGAATGGTCATATTTTGGCAGCAGCAGAACTTATTGGACGCTATAGCCGCCAGCGATAA
- a CDS encoding carotenoid oxygenase family protein produces the protein MTTTAVNPYLDGNFAPVREEITPTNLKVIGELPPDLSGMFVRNGPNPQFPPIGNYHWFDGDGMLHGVRINNGKAQYRNRYIRTRGFNIEREAGKAIWTGLMEPSRGNNPYNFPKNTANTALVWHDGRLLALWEGGEPHAIEVPSLETSGAYTYDGKLVSAFTAHPKVDAETGEMMFFGYSFAPPYLKYSVVSAKGELLRTVPIDLPMGVMMHDFAITEHYTIFMDLPLTFSMVRMHQGKPALMFERDRPSRFGIVPRHGDNSNIRWFESPPCYVFHTLNAYEEGDEVVLVACRMSSTSVLTTDMTPGENEGDAGRLYQWRFNLSTGKVKEEMLDDAPSDFPRLNEQRMGRPMRYGYTAKMANNPMPLFEGVIKYDFNHGKSETHEFGCGRYGGEAVFVPHPDATAEDDGWLMTFVHDDEVDTSELVVVNAQNMTSEPVARVLIPQRVPYGFHGAWVSEEQLSASV, from the coding sequence ATGACCACAACCGCAGTCAATCCCTATCTAGATGGCAATTTTGCCCCAGTACGGGAAGAAATCACACCCACCAATCTGAAAGTAATCGGCGAACTACCTCCCGATTTATCCGGGATGTTTGTGCGGAATGGCCCCAATCCTCAATTCCCACCTATCGGCAACTATCACTGGTTTGATGGGGACGGAATGTTGCATGGAGTGCGAATAAATAACGGCAAAGCTCAATATCGCAACCGTTATATCCGGACGCGGGGATTTAATATTGAGCGGGAAGCAGGTAAGGCGATTTGGACGGGTTTGATGGAACCGTCACGAGGTAACAATCCCTACAACTTTCCTAAAAATACCGCTAACACGGCTCTAGTGTGGCACGATGGACGACTGCTGGCGCTTTGGGAAGGAGGCGAACCTCACGCGATCGAGGTTCCCAGCTTAGAGACATCAGGCGCTTACACTTACGATGGCAAACTAGTTTCTGCCTTTACCGCCCATCCGAAGGTAGACGCTGAAACGGGAGAGATGATGTTCTTCGGCTACTCGTTTGCTCCTCCGTACCTAAAATACAGCGTTGTTTCAGCAAAGGGTGAGCTGTTGCGGACAGTTCCCATCGACTTGCCAATGGGAGTGATGATGCACGATTTTGCCATCACCGAACACTACACGATCTTTATGGATCTGCCGCTAACTTTTAGCATGGTACGAATGCATCAGGGTAAACCAGCGTTGATGTTTGAACGCGATCGCCCTAGTCGTTTCGGGATTGTCCCCCGTCATGGCGATAACAGCAACATTCGTTGGTTTGAAAGTCCCCCCTGCTACGTCTTCCATACTCTCAATGCCTACGAGGAGGGAGATGAAGTGGTGCTTGTTGCCTGTCGCATGAGTTCCACCAGTGTTTTAACGACTGATATGACACCCGGCGAAAATGAGGGAGACGCGGGTCGTTTGTACCAATGGCGCTTTAACCTCAGCACGGGTAAGGTAAAAGAGGAAATGCTGGACGATGCGCCATCAGATTTCCCCCGTCTGAACGAACAGCGAATGGGACGACCGATGCGCTACGGTTATACCGCAAAGATGGCAAATAATCCGATGCCTCTGTTTGAAGGGGTCATCAAGTATGACTTTAATCATGGTAAGTCCGAAACTCACGAATTCGGATGCGGACGCTATGGTGGCGAAGCGGTATTTGTTCCTCATCCCGATGCGACTGCTGAGGATGACGGTTGGCTGATGACTTTTGTCCACGATGATGAGGTAGACACTTCGGAACTGGTGGTCGTAAATGCCCAAAACATGACATCGGAACCAGTGGCGCGTGTCCTCATCCCCCAGCGGGTGCCTTACGGGTTCCACGGTGCATGGGTTTCTGAGGAACAGTTAAGCGCTTCTGTCTAA